TGTGGCACATATAATTAAGAAAATATTAGACGCTAAAGCAAGCGGACAAGATTTAAAATTATAAGGAGGAAAAAATGACAAACGATCCTATAAAACCAAGTGTTTTAGCAGTTAAGCTAATACCAAATGTAGATGATAAAATGGCGGAAGAGTTCAAACTTCCAAAAGGGTATAAGAGTATTGGAATAGTTACAGCAGATTGTGATGATGTAACATATACAGCATTAGATTATGCAACAAAAATGTCAGAAGTTGAAGTAGTTTATGGTAGATCATTTTATGGTGGAGCAGCAAATGCAAATACAAAATTAGCTGGAGAAGTTATTGGAATAATAGCTGGACCTACACCTGCTGAAGTAAAAAGTGGATTAAATGCAATAGTAGACTTTATAGAAAATGAAGCATGTTTCTATAGTGCTAATGATGATGATACAATTGCATATTATGCTCACTGTGTTTCAAGAACAGGAACTTATTTGTCAAAAACTGCAGGAGTACCAGAGGGAGAAGCTTTAGCATATTTAATAGCACCACCTTTAGAAGCTATGTATGCACTTGATGTAGCATTAAAAGCAGCAGATGTAAGATTAGCAGCTTTCTTTGGACCACCATCAGAAACTAACTTTGGAGGAGGACTTTTAACAGGTAGTCAATCAGCATGTAAAGCAGCATGTGATGCTTTTGCTGATGCTGTGAAATATGTTGCTCAAAATCCATTAAAGTTCTAAAAGGAGTTGTTTAAATTATGAAAGCGTTAGGAATGATTGAAACAAGAGGAATGGTTGGAGCGATAGAGGCTGTAGATGTGGCGTGTAAGACGGCAGATGTAGAGGTACTAAATAGACATCTTGTAAAAGGTGGAATAGTGACAGTTGAAATAGTTGGTGACGTTGGAGCTGTAAAAGTTGCAGTAGAAGCGGCAGCTGAAGCAGTTAAAAGATTAGGAGTTTATATGGGAAGTCATGTAATTCCAAGACCAACTGAAGAAGTATACAATATGTTAGAAAAAAAAGAGGTTCCAACAGAAAAGGTAGTAGAGGAAGAGATAATTGTAGAGCTTCCAGAAGAAAATGAAGTGATAGTAGAAGAAATAGTAGATGAAGTAGAAACAAAATCAGTAGTAAATAGAAGAGATAAAACTAAAAAATAGATAAGGAGAGGATATTTATGGCAACTTTAAATGCATTAGGAATGGTAGAAACAAGAGGATTAGTAGCAGCGATAGAGGCAGCAGACGCAATGGTGAAAGCAGCAAACGTAACTTTAATAGGAAAAGAGATTGTTGGAGGAGGACTTGTGAGTGTTTTAGTTAGAGGAGACGTTGGAGCTGTAAAAGCAGCAACAGATGCTGGAGCAGCAGCTGCAGATAGAATTGGAGAGTTAATCTCTGTTCACGTAATTCCAAGACCACACTCAGATGTAGAGGCAATCTTACCAAAAGAAGCAAAGTAGTAAAATATATTAGGGAGTGACGTGCTAGTCACTCCCTAAAAAAAATGAAAGGAGAAGAGATGAAAGCGTTAGGTATAGTTGAATTCAATAGTATTCCAAAGGGAATTGAGGAATTAGATAAAATTATAAAATTTAATGAATTAAAAATATATAAGGCTGGAGTAACTTGTCCTGGAAAATATTATTTTATAGTTTATGGAGATAACTCTTCAGTTAAAGATGGATTAAAAGATTTAACAGGGGAACGTTGTAAACAAGTTATCTCTGGAGTAAGTGAAAAGCTTTTAGAAGCATTAAATAGAAAAAGAGAAGATAAAAAATTTAAAGCAATAGGTGTAGTTGAATTTTTGAATATAGCTGATGGTGTTAAAGTTTTAGATCATGTGATTAAAAGTGTTGATGTAGATATAGTTAAATTAGTTTTAGGATGGACACTAGCAGGAAAATGTTATTTTGTTGTAGGAGGAGAAACGAGTTCTATAGATGAGGCAATAGTTTTAGTTACAGGATCATCTTATAAATATATGGATATTAGTAAAATAAATAACCCAGTTGAAAACATACTTGATTATATTTAAGTTTTAATAGGGAGGCAAAATGGATAGAGATTTGATGTCAAGACAAGAGGTAAGAGATTTAATAAGAAAATCAAAGGAAGCTCAGAAAATATATGCTACATTTTCTCAAGAGAAAATAGATAGTATTATATGTTCTATGGTAGAGGGAATAAAAGGGTACAGTGAAAAATTAGCTAAGATGGCTGTTGAAGAAACTGGTTTTGGAAATTGGCAAGATAAAGTTCTAAAAAATAAGTTCGCTTCAGAATATGTATATGAGTATATAAAAAATATGAAAACTATTGGTGAGTTAAAAAATGAAAATGGAGTTTTAGAAATTGGTGTTCCTTTAGGTGTTATAGCTGGATTAATTCCATCGACAAATCCAACATCTACAACAATTTATAAAACATTAATATCATTAAAAGCTGGAAATGGAATAATTGTAAGTCCTCATCCAAATGCTAAAAATTGTATAATTGAAACAGCTAATCTATTGATAGAGATTGCAGAAAAAGCTGGAGCACCTGAAGGATTAATAAGTGTAGTAAAAACAGTAACTATGGATGCAACAGAGGAATTAATGAAACATGAGGATACAGCACTGATTTTAGCTACTGGTGGAGAAGCTATGGTAAAAGCTGCTTATAGTTCAGGGAATCCAGCAATAGGAGTTGGACCAGGAAATGGACCAGCATTTATAGAGAAAAGTGCAAATATAAAATTAGCTGTGAAAAGAATTATAGATAGTAAAACTTTTGATAATGGTGTTATATGTGCTTCTGAGCAATCTATAATTGTAGAAAAAGTGATAAGAGAACAAGTGAAAGAGGAGTTATTAGCTCAAGGTGGATATTTCTTAAATCCAGAAGAATCTAAAAAACTTGCTAATTTCATTTTAAGAAGTAATGGAACTATGAATCCACAAATTGTAGGTAAAAATGCTTTAAGATTAGCACAGATGGCAGGAATAAATGTTCCATGTGACACTAAAGTTTTAATTTCAGAAGAGTGTGAAGTTTCAAAAAGAAATCCATACTCTAGAGAGAAATTAGCTCCAATTTTAGCATTTTATGTTGAAAATAGTTGGGAAGAAGCGTGTGAAAGATCTATTGAGATATTAAATGTAGAAGGAAAAGGACATACTATGGTTATTCACTCTGAGAATGAGATGGTTATAAGAGAGTTTGCTCTAAAAAAACCAGTTTCAAGACTTTTAGTTAATACACCAGGTGCTTTAGGTGGAATTGGTGGAACAACTAATCTTGCTCCAGCACTAACTCTAGGATGTGGTGCAGTTGGAGGAAGTTCAACTTCTGATAATATAACACCATTAAATCTTATAAATATAAGAAGAGTGGCTTGGGGAGTCAGAGAGCTAGAGGATATAAAAAGAGAAAAGAAAAGCTGTGAAACATCACAAGATAAATTAGAAGAGATGGTAAAGAAAATAGTAGCAGATATATTAAATAGATAGGAGAGGTACTTATGGTTCTAACAGAGGAAAAATTAAGATCTCTTTATAAAAAAGATGAAAATATGAAAGAGATTTCTTTAGAAAAAGGAACAATTTTAACTCCTTCAGCAAGACAATTTTTAATAGATAAAGATATAAAAGTAGTTGATAAAATAGTTGGAAAAACCGAAGAGGCTAGAGAGTTTAAAGAGATAAGAAATGAAGAATCAAAACCTAAGTACAAAGGAATATTAGGAGAGCTTTACGTTGAAAAACCAGAGTATATGACTCAAATATATGGAAATGTTTTAGTAAAAAAAGATGATAAAAGGATAATTTTTAGAGGTGTAATAGATTCTTTTCAAAGTCGTTGGCTAGTTTTAATGAAAGATTTAGAAGAGATTAAAAATGTTAAACTCCAAAAAGATTTAGAAAGTATTGAAAAATTTATAAAAAACATTTTAGTTTCAGAGGTTATAGGAGAGGCATTAGTTGATATAAAGGTTTTAGAAAAAAGTTTAGATGAGATTAGAGATATCTCTCATAATCCTAAAAAATATTTTAATAGAGAGCATCTCTTTGGAATATGTTCAAAGGATAGTTATCCAGTTATAAAATTAAATGAGATGAGAGCACTATCTAGAGAGTTAGAGATTAAAGGTGTAGAAGCTTTTGTTAAAGAGAATGGAACAATCGAAAGAAGAGACATCCTATTAGCACTAAATAGATTAAGTAGTGCTATCTATATAATGATGTTAAGAGGGGTGACAGGAGAGTATGGAAATCGATGAGATTGTAAAATTAGTAAAGGATGCTGTAGAAAAAGAGTTGAATCAAAAAGAGTATAAAAATATGAAAAGAATTCCAATAGAAGCTTCAGGTAGGCATATTCACCTTTCAGAGGAGGATGCAGAGGTTTTATTTGGAGAGAGATATCAATTTAATAAAGTGAAAGATCTATCTCAACCTGGACAATATGCTTGTAAGGAAAGAGTTAGACTAGTTGGTCCAAAAGGAGTAATTGAAGGAGTAATAGTTTTAGGACCATTTAGGGGAAGTACTCAAATTGAACTTTCATTAACAGATGCTAGAACTTTAGGTGTAACTCCTATTTTAAGAGAAT
This region of Cetobacterium somerae ATCC BAA-474 genomic DNA includes:
- the eutM gene encoding ethanolamine utilization microcompartment protein EutM encodes the protein MATLNALGMVETRGLVAAIEAADAMVKAANVTLIGKEIVGGGLVSVLVRGDVGAVKAATDAGAAAADRIGELISVHVIPRPHSDVEAILPKEAK
- a CDS encoding BMC domain-containing protein yields the protein MKALGMIETRGMVGAIEAVDVACKTADVEVLNRHLVKGGIVTVEIVGDVGAVKVAVEAAAEAVKRLGVYMGSHVIPRPTEEVYNMLEKKEVPTEKVVEEEIIVELPEENEVIVEEIVDEVETKSVVNRRDKTKK
- a CDS encoding BMC domain-containing protein → MKALGIVEFNSIPKGIEELDKIIKFNELKIYKAGVTCPGKYYFIVYGDNSSVKDGLKDLTGERCKQVISGVSEKLLEALNRKREDKKFKAIGVVEFLNIADGVKVLDHVIKSVDVDIVKLVLGWTLAGKCYFVVGGETSSIDEAIVLVTGSSYKYMDISKINNPVENILDYI
- a CDS encoding acetaldehyde dehydrogenase (acetylating), translating into MDRDLMSRQEVRDLIRKSKEAQKIYATFSQEKIDSIICSMVEGIKGYSEKLAKMAVEETGFGNWQDKVLKNKFASEYVYEYIKNMKTIGELKNENGVLEIGVPLGVIAGLIPSTNPTSTTIYKTLISLKAGNGIIVSPHPNAKNCIIETANLLIEIAEKAGAPEGLISVVKTVTMDATEELMKHEDTALILATGGEAMVKAAYSSGNPAIGVGPGNGPAFIEKSANIKLAVKRIIDSKTFDNGVICASEQSIIVEKVIREQVKEELLAQGGYFLNPEESKKLANFILRSNGTMNPQIVGKNALRLAQMAGINVPCDTKVLISEECEVSKRNPYSREKLAPILAFYVENSWEEACERSIEILNVEGKGHTMVIHSENEMVIREFALKKPVSRLLVNTPGALGGIGGTTNLAPALTLGCGAVGGSSTSDNITPLNLINIRRVAWGVRELEDIKREKKSCETSQDKLEEMVKKIVADILNR
- the pduL gene encoding phosphate propanoyltransferase — translated: MEIDEIVKLVKDAVEKELNQKEYKNMKRIPIEASGRHIHLSEEDAEVLFGERYQFNKVKDLSQPGQYACKERVRLVGPKGVIEGVIVLGPFRGSTQIELSLTDARTLGVTPILRESGSTKDTPGILITNGDRYLKLKEGVIVAKNHIHMTEEDSRRLNLKDKDKVKVKICGSLRPMIFEDVVVRVNNRFSLNMHIDYDEANACFLTKDSYGEIYE
- the eutL gene encoding ethanolamine utilization microcompartment protein EutL; amino-acid sequence: MTNDPIKPSVLAVKLIPNVDDKMAEEFKLPKGYKSIGIVTADCDDVTYTALDYATKMSEVEVVYGRSFYGGAANANTKLAGEVIGIIAGPTPAEVKSGLNAIVDFIENEACFYSANDDDTIAYYAHCVSRTGTYLSKTAGVPEGEALAYLIAPPLEAMYALDVALKAADVRLAAFFGPPSETNFGGGLLTGSQSACKAACDAFADAVKYVAQNPLKF